A DNA window from Camelina sativa cultivar DH55 chromosome 17, Cs, whole genome shotgun sequence contains the following coding sequences:
- the LOC104758147 gene encoding uncharacterized protein LOC104758147 — MESKAICLGFLPPRLRFSSPHLLSSPCGSSTFAKRHDSKQTLVWNKPQLSRGRVLLCSSNAESRPEKNQLEKSNYARAELFRGKSGSVSFNGLTHQLVEESKLVSAPFQEEKGSFLWLLAPVVLISSLILPQFFLTGAIEATFKNDTVAEIVTSFWLETMFYAGLAIFLSVTDRVQRPYLDFSSKRWGLITGLRGYLTSAFLTMGLKVVVPVFAVYMTWPTLGIDALIAVLPFLVGCAVQRGFEARLERRGSSCWPIVPIVFEVYRLYQVTRAATFVQRLMFMMKDAATTAEITERGVALVGLVVTLQFLAVMCLWSFITFLMRLFPSRPVGENY; from the exons ATGGAATCCAAAGCTATTTGCTTAGGGTTTCTTCCTCCAAGACTTCGCTTTTCATCTCCACATTTACTCTCTAGTCCTTGT GGTTCTTCGACATTTGCAAAGCGTCATGATTCCAAAC AAACCCTTGTTTGGAACAAACCGCAGTTGAGTCGAGGTCGTGTACTATTGTGTTCTTCTAATGCTGAATCAAGGCCTGAGAAGAACCAATTGGAAAAGAGTAACTACGCTCGAGCTGAGCTGTTCCGTGGAAAATCAGGTTCTGTTTCTTTCAACGGCTTAACCCATCAGCTGGTTGAAGAAAGCAAACTTGTTTCAGCTCCGTTCCAAGAAGAGAAAGGTTCTTTCTTGTGGCTTTTGGCTCCTGTtgtcttgatttcttctttgattcttcCACAGTTCTTTCTTACTGGTGCCATTGAAGCTACTTTCAAAAACGACACTGTTGCTG AAATTGTTACTTCGTTTTGGTTGGAGACGATGTTTTATGCTGGTCTTGCAATATTCCTGTCTGTGACTGACCGAGTGCAGAGGCCGTACTTAGACTTCAGCTCCAAGAGATGGGGTCTGATCACTGGACTGAGGGGATACCTTACGTCTGCATTCCTCACGATGGGTTTAAAAGTTGTGGTTCCTGTATTTGCTGTATATATGACTTGGCCAACTCTCGGAATAGATGCGTTGATCGCAGTGCTTCCTTTTTTAGTTGGCTGTGCTGTTCAACGAGGTTTTGAGGCTCGGCTTGAAAGGCGTGGCTCATCATGTTGGCCCATTGTTCCAATAGTCTTTGAG GTGTATAGGCTGTATCAGGTGACAAGAGCAGCGACTTTTGTTCAGAGGCTGATGTTTATGATGAAAGATGCGGCAACGACTGCAGAAATTACAGAGCGAGGAGTTGCGCTCGTTGGTTTGGTCGTAACCTTGCAATTTCTAGCTGTTATGTGTCTCTGGTCGTTTATCACTTTTCTTATGCGCCTCTTTCCTTCTAGACCTGTAGGTGAAAACTATTAA
- the LOC104758149 gene encoding UDP-glycosyltransferase 73C5: MASETTNEPCPLHFVLFPFMAQGHMIPMVDIARLLAQRGVTVTIVTTPLNAGRFKNVLKRAIEAGLPINLVQVKFPYQEAGLQEGQENIDSLDTMERMIPFFKATYLLEEPVQKLIEVMSPRPNCLISDMCLPYTSKIAKKFNIPKILFHGMGCFCLLCVHVVRKNREILENLKSDEEYFTIPYFPDRVEFTRTQVPVETYVPGDWKEFIDDLVEADKTSYGVIVNTFQELEPDYAKDFKEARSGKAWTIGPVSLCNKAGADKAERGNKSDIDQDECLKWLDSKELGSVLYVCLGSICNLPLSQLKELGLGLEESQRPFIWVIRGWEKYKELVEWFSESGFEERIKDRGLLIKGWSPQMLILSHPSVGGFLTHCGWNSTLEGITAGLPLLTWPLFADQFCNEKLVVQVLKAGVRAGVEKPMKWGEEEKIGVLVDNEGVKKAVEELMGESDDAKDRRRKAKELGELAHKAVEEGGSSHSNITFLLQDIMQLAQSNN; encoded by the coding sequence ATGGCTTCTGAAACAACCAATGAACCTTGTCCTCTTCACTTTGTTCTCTTCCCTTTCATGGCTCAAGGCCACATGATTCCCATGGTTGATATTGCAAGGCTCTTGGCTCAGCGGGGTGTGACCGTAACAATTGTCACGACGCCTCTCAATGCAGGGAGGTTCAAGAATGTCCTAAAGCGTGCCATTGAGGCTGGCTTGCCCATCAACCTGGTGCAAGTCAAGTTTCCATATCAAGAAGCTGGTTTGCAAGAAGGACAAGAGAATATAGATTCTCTTGACACGATGGAGCGGATGATACCGTTCTTTAAAGCGACTTATTTGCTGGAAGAACCAGTCCAGAAGCTCATTGAAGTGATGAGCCCTCGACCAAACTGTCTAATCTCCGATATGTGTTTGCCTTATACAAGCAAAATCGCCAAGAAGTTCAATATACCCAAAATTCTCTTCCATGGTATGGGTTGTTTTTGTCTTCTGTGTGTGCACGTTGTACGCAAGAACCGTGAGATCTTGGAGAATTTGAAGTCTGATGAGGAGTATTTCACTATTCCTTATTTTCCTGATAGAGTCGAGTTCACAAGAACTCAAGTTCCGGTGGAAACATATGTTCCTGGAGACTGGAAGGAGTTCATAGACGATTTGGTAGAAGCGGATAAGACATCTTATGGTGTGATAGTCAACACATTTCAAGAGCTCGAGCCTGATTATGCCAAAGACTTCAAGGAGGCAAGGTCTGGTAAAGCATGGACCATTGGACCCGTTTCCTTGTGCAACAAGGCGGGAGCAGACAAAGCTGAGAGGGGAAACAAATCAGACATTGATCAAGATGAGTGCCTTAAATGGCTTGATTCTAAAGAACTAGGATCTGTGCTCTACGTTTGCCTTGGGAGTATCTGCAATCTTCCTCTGTCTCAGCTCAAGGAGCTCGGGCTAGGCCTTGAGGAATCCCAAAGACCTTTCATTTGGGTCATAAGAGGTTGGGAGAAGTACAAAGAGTTAGTTGAGTGGTTCTCCGAAAGTGgatttgaagaaagaatcaaagacaGAGGACTTCTAATCAAAGGATGGTCTCCTCAAATGCTTATCCTTTCACATCCTTCCGTTGGAGGTTTCTTAACACACTGCGGATGGAACTCAACTCTTGAGGGAATAACCGCTGGTCTACCGCTGCTTACATGGCCGCTATTCGCAGACCAATTCTGCAACGAGAAACTGGTCGTGCAGGTACTAAAAGCCGGTGTAAGAGCCGGGGTTGAGAAGCCTATGAAATggggagaagaggagaagataGGAGTGTTGGTGGATAACGAAGGAGTGAAGAAGGCAGTGGAAGAGTTAATGGGTGAAAGTGATGATgcaaaagatagaagaagaaaagccaaAGAGCTTGGAGAATTAGCTCACAAGGCTGTGGAGGAAGGAGGTTCTTCTCACTCTAATATCACGTTCTTACTACAAGACATAATGCAACTAGCACAATCCAATAATTGA
- the LOC104759837 gene encoding uncharacterized protein LOC104759837, with protein MKLNPAKCTFAVKSGEFLGYLVTRRGIEANPKQIKAIIDLPQPKNAREVQRLTGRIAALNRFISRSTDKCLPFYQLLKTKGKFEWTEACHSAFNELKNYLSTPPILAKPKLGEILFLYIAVSESAVSGVLVKDDRGEQRPIFYIRKSLDDAETRYPTVEKVALAVVTSARKLRPPNQSGRLTKWAIELSEYDIEYRTRPAAKSQVLADFLIELPFGEAEPTPTDPSDDRWTLHVDGASSHLGSGIGIRLTSPTGEILEQSFRLRFQATNNVAEYEALIAGLKLANGMQIKRIRAFCDSQLVTNQFSGEYDTKSEPMAAYLGVVKILSKRFDEFELIKIPRGDNAPADALAALASTSDPDLRRIIPVESIDTPSISETHAETCLALHQPNEIRTTYRTMRSHRGCEPASGSDATDWRVEIRAYLADGDVPTDKWAKRRLKAKAAHYTLMKDHLLRWTASGALLLCIHGDDTERVMMETHEGAGGNHSGGRALALRIKKHGHYWPTMISDCEKFVAKCEKCQRHAPIIHQPTELLRAGIAPYPFMRWAMDIIGPLPTSRQKRYILVLTDYFTKWVEAESYANIKARDVQLFVWKYVICRHGLPYEIVIDNGSQFISLQFENFCARWRIKLSKSTPRYPKGNSQAEATNKTILDGLKKRLDAKKGAWADELDGT; from the exons ATGAAGCTTAACCCGGCCAAATGCACATTTGCAGTCAAATCCGGCGAATTCCTTGGGTACCTGGTAACCAGACGAGGCATCGAGGCGAACCCGAAGCAAATTAAGGCGATCATTGATCTACCACAACCAAAGAACGCCAGAGAAGTACAACGATTAACTGGACGGATCGCTGCTCTAAACCGTTTTATATCCAGATCAACCGACAAGTGTCTACCATTTTACCAGCTTCTCAAAACAAAGGGCAAGTTCGAGTGGACCGAGGCCTGTCACAGCGCGTTCAACGAGCTAAAGAACTATTTATCAACCCCACCGATCTTAGCAAAACCGAAGCTCGGCGAAATCTTATTTCTTTATATCGCGGTCTCAGAGTCGGCCGTCAGCGGTGTACTCGTTAAAGACGATCGAGGAGAGCAACGACCCATCTTTTATATACGCAAATCACTCGACGACGCGGAAACTCGTTACCCGACAGTCGAGAAGGTTGCCCTGGCAGTCGTCACGTCCGCAAGAAAGCTCAGACC CCCGAATCAATCGGGCCGACTAACAAAATGGGCAATCGAACTTAGCGAGTACGACATTGAGTATCGAACTCGTCCAGCTGCAAAGTCCCAAGTACTAGCTGACTTTCTGATTGAACTGCCGTTTGGGGAAGCCGAACCAACACCCACTGACCCGTCAGATGATCGGTGGACCCTACATGTGGACGGGGCATCCTCTCATCTTGGGTCAGGGATAGGGATTCGACTAACTTCGCCGACCGGAGAAATTTTGGAGCAATCCTTCCGTCTCCGATTCCAAGCAACCAACAACGTCGCCGAGTATGAAGCACTCATCGCCGGGCTTAAGCTCGCTAACGGAATGCAGATCAAACGGATACGAGCTTTTTGCGATTCTCAGCTTGTCACCAACCAGTTCAGCGGCGAGTACGACACTAAAAGCGAGCCCATGGCAGCCTACCTCGGTGTCGTCAAGATTCTGTCAAAACGTTTTGACGAATTCGAGCTCATCAAAATCCCCAGAGGGGACAACGCTCCGGCCGATGCTTTGGCAGCACTCGCTTCGACATCGGATCCCGATCTGCGACGAATCATCCCGGTAGAAAGCATTGATACGCCGAGCATAAGTGAAACGCATGCCGAGACTTGTCTCGCACTCCACCAGCCCAATGAAATCAGAACCACCTATCGAACGATGAGGTCGCACCGAGGGTGCGAACCTGCGTCTGGCAGCGACGCGACAGATTGGCGAGTTGAAATCCGAGCATACCTAGCTGACGGCGACGTGCCGACAGACAAATGGGCTAAGCGGAGATTAAAGGCTAAAGCCGCCCACTACACCTTGATGAAAGATCATTTGCTTCGATGGACGGCGTCAGGAGCCCTTTTGCTTTGCATACACGGCGACGACACTGAACGCGTGATGATGGAGACACATGAAGGAGCTGGGGGAAATCACTCAGGCGGCCGAGCCTTAGCACTACGAATCAAGAAGCACGGCCATTATTGGCCAACTATGATATCTGATTGCGAAAAGTTCGTCGCCAAGTGCGAAAAATGCCAGCGACATGCCCCCATTATTCATCAGCCGACTGAACTCCTACGAGCCGGAATAGCTCCTTACCCTTTCATGCGTTGGGCGATGGACATCATTGGCCCACTACCAACTTCCAGACAAAAGCGATATATACTCGTCCTAAccgattatttcaccaaatgggtcgaAGCCGAGTCTTACGCAAATATCAAAGCTCGGGACGTCCAACTCTTCGTCTGGAAATACGTAATCTGTCGCCACGGTCTCCCATATGAAATAGTCATTGACAACGGATCGCAGTTCATCTCCCTGCAATTCGAAAATTTCTGTGCAAGATGGCGGATCAAACTAAGCAAGTCGACGCCGCGGTATCCAAAAGGCAACAGCCAGGCCGAAGCTACCAACAAAACCATACTCGATGGTCTTAAGAAAAGGCTAGACGCCAAGAAGGGTGCCTGGGCCGACGAGCTCGACGGA